A window of the Rhizobium sp. N324 genome harbors these coding sequences:
- a CDS encoding ArsR/SmtB family transcription factor, which translates to MNTRSPAAPSLEANAFDIEANFLSAMGNAKRLHILHLLTQGEVSVTVLADEVGLSQSSTSQHLAILREQGLVQTRRAAQTIYYSLQSGMAKTMLDTLTDIFGSRRRAPADRVRAGHPAK; encoded by the coding sequence CTGAACACTCGATCGCCAGCCGCGCCTTCCCTTGAAGCCAACGCCTTCGACATCGAAGCAAACTTCCTGTCGGCCATGGGGAACGCCAAACGGCTTCACATTCTGCACCTGTTGACGCAGGGAGAAGTGTCCGTGACCGTCCTGGCCGATGAAGTCGGATTGAGCCAATCTTCGACCTCACAGCATCTGGCAATTCTTCGAGAACAAGGTCTCGTGCAGACGCGAAGGGCTGCCCAGACGATCTATTATTCCCTTCAATCCGGCATGGCAAAGACGATGCTCGACACGCTGACCGACATCTTCGGATCGCGCCGTCGCGCCCCGGCAGACCGCGTCCGAGCCGGGCATCCGGCGAAATGA
- a CDS encoding NADPH-dependent FMN reductase: MTTHKVGYLIGSLAKGSINRKLAKALVRFAPPELDMSEISFKDLPLYSYDYDADYPPAGKAFKAAIAAVDAVLFVTPEYNRSIPGGLKNAIDWASRPYGTNSFTRKPSAVIGTSPGAIGTAVAQQNLRSVLSFCNSPQMNAPEAYIQFTPGLITDDGEVTNEATADFLRKFMQDFHVFIARVRSVLPKDA, encoded by the coding sequence ATGACCACACATAAAGTAGGCTATCTCATCGGCAGCCTCGCCAAGGGCTCGATCAATCGCAAGCTCGCCAAGGCGTTGGTGCGGTTCGCCCCGCCGGAACTTGACATGTCGGAGATATCCTTCAAGGATCTGCCGCTCTACAGCTACGACTATGACGCCGACTATCCTCCGGCCGGCAAGGCATTCAAGGCGGCAATCGCGGCCGTCGACGCCGTGCTGTTCGTCACGCCCGAATATAATCGATCCATACCCGGCGGGCTGAAAAACGCCATCGACTGGGCGAGCCGCCCCTACGGCACCAATTCGTTCACACGCAAGCCGTCGGCGGTTATCGGCACGTCGCCGGGCGCGATCGGCACCGCCGTCGCCCAGCAGAATTTGCGCAGCGTGCTGAGTTTTTGCAACTCTCCCCAGATGAATGCCCCGGAAGCCTACATCCAATTCACACCAGGGCTGATCACCGATGACGGCGAGGTCACGAACGAGGCCACCGCGGATTTCCTTCGCAAGTTCATGCAGGACTTCCACGTCTTCATCGCAAGGGTTCGCTCGGTGCTGCCAAAAGACGCTTAG
- a CDS encoding nitroreductase — translation MDVYEAVTSRRSVRGFKDKPVAREILERVLTAAAWSPSGSNIQPWNTYVMTGASLAELKTSAVERVAHGDAWDKRQYEMYPPALKSPYGERRSAFGKERYSALGIAREDWEARQRAAIANWNCFGAPAALFCYIDRDLGLPQWADVGMYLQTVMLLLRAEGLHSCPQMAWSQVRETVAEALSPPDGLILFCGMSIGYEDPAASSAHTGRAPLAETVTFVGD, via the coding sequence ATGGACGTATATGAGGCAGTCACGAGCCGACGGTCGGTGCGCGGATTCAAAGATAAGCCTGTGGCGAGGGAGATACTTGAGCGCGTGCTGACCGCCGCGGCTTGGTCGCCCTCAGGATCGAACATCCAGCCATGGAACACCTACGTGATGACCGGCGCGTCGCTGGCCGAGCTCAAGACATCAGCCGTCGAGCGCGTGGCCCACGGCGACGCCTGGGACAAACGGCAGTATGAGATGTATCCGCCGGCACTGAAGTCCCCGTACGGGGAGCGTCGCTCCGCCTTCGGCAAGGAGCGCTACAGCGCGCTCGGCATTGCGCGCGAGGATTGGGAGGCGCGCCAGCGGGCGGCAATCGCCAACTGGAACTGCTTCGGCGCGCCCGCCGCCCTGTTCTGCTATATCGACCGTGACCTCGGCCTGCCCCAATGGGCCGACGTCGGCATGTATCTGCAGACCGTCATGCTGCTGCTCCGCGCCGAAGGGCTGCACAGTTGCCCGCAAATGGCATGGTCACAGGTTCGCGAGACCGTCGCGGAGGCCTTGTCACCCCCGGACGGGCTCATCCTCTTCTGCGGCATGTCGATCGGGTACGAGGACCCCGCGGCAAGTTCTGCCCATACGGGCCGCGCCCCGCTCGCCGAGACGGTCACTTTCGTCGGCGATTAG
- a CDS encoding galactarate dehydratase gives MKIDRMRVFMTRDKDRPRVIVALDTDDGLTGWGECYNHGPDKALPPLLDYLYAFVAGQDPTRVDYLVNLLIQQSRFPPGALGLAAISALDHCLWDLAAKAANVPVYKLLGGEVRDRIKVYAGVYTAPDAPAARDEFDRLKEGWGFTAFKLSPWRIDMHANRWGNVVKASADYFRSLRETVNDEYEIAFDAHAKIFEPIAARQLGNALAPYDPLFFEEPLRPENIEAWGDLKQGLDCVLATGESLYSRNEFLRLLQVKGADLIQPDICVVGGISEMRRIATLAEAFFVGVAPHNPMGPLATAVNVHFSAAAQNFRILEYRLPKGQAYVYGGNDIEKREGETRYVVDPYLPKDGYLELRPDRPGWGVEMDEKAMQEEGYIHWQRRVPKRPDGSYAFA, from the coding sequence ATGAAGATCGACCGCATGCGGGTTTTCATGACCCGCGACAAGGACCGTCCGCGCGTGATCGTCGCGCTCGATACCGATGACGGGCTGACCGGCTGGGGTGAATGCTACAATCACGGCCCCGACAAGGCACTGCCGCCGCTGCTCGATTACCTCTACGCCTTTGTGGCCGGCCAGGATCCGACACGGGTCGACTATCTCGTCAACCTGCTGATCCAGCAAAGCCGGTTCCCGCCGGGCGCGCTCGGCCTTGCCGCCATCTCCGCGCTCGATCACTGCCTTTGGGATCTGGCCGCCAAGGCGGCGAACGTCCCGGTCTACAAGCTGCTCGGCGGCGAGGTGCGAGACCGCATCAAGGTCTATGCCGGGGTCTACACCGCGCCCGATGCGCCGGCCGCCCGCGATGAGTTCGATCGCCTGAAGGAGGGATGGGGGTTCACCGCCTTCAAGCTCAGCCCATGGCGGATCGACATGCACGCCAATCGCTGGGGCAATGTCGTCAAAGCCTCGGCGGATTATTTCCGCTCGTTGCGCGAGACGGTCAACGACGAATACGAGATCGCCTTCGACGCTCACGCCAAGATTTTCGAACCGATCGCCGCGCGCCAGCTCGGCAATGCCCTGGCGCCTTACGATCCGCTGTTTTTCGAGGAACCGCTGCGGCCCGAGAATATCGAGGCGTGGGGCGATCTGAAACAGGGGCTCGACTGCGTGCTCGCCACCGGTGAATCGCTGTACAGCAGAAACGAGTTCCTGCGGCTGCTGCAGGTCAAGGGCGCCGATCTCATCCAGCCGGATATCTGCGTGGTCGGCGGCATCAGCGAAATGCGCCGCATTGCCACGCTTGCCGAAGCTTTCTTCGTCGGCGTTGCCCCGCACAACCCGATGGGTCCGCTCGCGACAGCCGTCAACGTGCATTTCTCGGCCGCGGCGCAGAATTTCCGCATTCTCGAATACCGGCTGCCGAAGGGCCAGGCCTATGTCTATGGCGGCAACGATATCGAAAAGCGGGAAGGCGAAACCCGCTACGTCGTCGATCCTTATCTGCCGAAGGACGGTTATCTGGAACTGCGGCCCGACCGGCCCGGCTGGGGCGTCGAGATGGACGAGAAGGCGATGCAGGAGGAAGGCTATATCCACTGGCAGCGGCGCGTGCCGAAGCGGCCGGACGGTTCCTACGCCTTCGCGTAA